One Thiocapsa bogorovii DNA segment encodes these proteins:
- a CDS encoding PAS domain S-box protein, translated as MSGADRPEPSPLTKLYRVYFARANLGFALTSPQKGWLHVNPHFCEMLGYSAEELKQVTWADLTHPDDLQADVSQFARRRDRVLRARQAIHPKRRPRCSDPPDRRLRARPGGPARCRAPDPDRSERSSRHGRGTQVERGTLPTADQRP; from the coding sequence ATGAGCGGCGCCGACCGGCCTGAGCCGTCACCACTGACCAAGCTGTACCGCGTCTATTTCGCGCGCGCCAATCTGGGCTTTGCGCTGACATCCCCTCAGAAGGGTTGGCTGCACGTCAATCCCCACTTTTGCGAGATGCTCGGATACAGCGCGGAGGAGCTCAAGCAAGTCACCTGGGCCGACCTGACCCACCCCGACGACCTTCAGGCGGATGTCTCCCAGTTCGCTCGACGGCGAGATCGAGTCCTACGAGCTCGACAAGCGATTCATCCGAAAAGACGGCCGCGTTGTTCCGACCCACCTGACCGTCGCTTGCGAGCGCGACCCGGAGGGCCGGCTCGATGTCGCGCTCCCGACCCTGACCGATCTGAGCGATCGTCACGCCACGGTCGAGGCACTCAAGTTGAGCGAGGAACGCTTCCAACTGCTGATCAACGCCCGTGA
- a CDS encoding sensor histidine kinase: MSEERFQLLINARDAFSGSLRREIEIRGGDLPGLVRVEIADSGPGVPADLKTAIFDPFFSTEPPGKGTGLGLPKSLSIVDSLGGRLELRDTDGAGTVFRITLPSAPDEDEPEAVHPENTDASVRSRQAR; this comes from the coding sequence TTGAGCGAGGAACGCTTCCAACTGCTGATCAACGCCCGTGACGCGTTCTCCGGGTCCCTACGCCGCGAGATCGAGATCCGCGGCGGAGACCTGCCCGGGCTGGTCCGGGTCGAAATCGCCGACTCGGGTCCAGGCGTTCCCGCGGATCTGAAGACGGCAATCTTCGATCCCTTCTTCAGCACCGAGCCGCCGGGCAAGGGGACTGGACTCGGGTTACCGAAATCGTTGAGCATCGTCGACAGTCTGGGAGGCCGGTTGGAGCTGCGCGACACCGATGGCGCAGGCACGGTGTTTCGGATCACCCTGCCCTCGGCCCCGGACGAAGACGAACCGGAAGCGGTACACCCCGAGAACACCGACGCCTCGGTGCGGAGCAGACAAGCTCGGTAG
- a CDS encoding universal stress protein, which translates to MQDVKNILYFADGDFGPNSTLMRAIDLARQNQARLTLIDVTPESGLAADLIKRYGLADEVQQSEQRDAALTRLASEWAGDLLPHVRTPIGNPFVEVIRAVLQNDYDLLIKPVRPRTGVGAGLFGSVDMHLLRKCPCPVWIHRESKERGAEAGPTYRSILAAVDPVAIDARPLNQAIMEQATALARRDGAQLNVVHAWQFTAAEEWPGASAAGAGSGFADALRHIERHHAEALGALVADYGLGIGDGRVHFAKGHAAEQVLAHADALSSDLIVMGTIGRPREAGVFIGTTAEDVLQGSRIAVLAIKPQGFVSPVTLI; encoded by the coding sequence ATGCAGGACGTGAAGAATATCCTCTATTTCGCCGACGGCGACTTCGGCCCGAACTCGACCTTGATGCGGGCGATCGATCTGGCCCGGCAGAATCAAGCCCGTCTGACGCTGATCGACGTCACGCCGGAATCCGGCTTGGCGGCGGATCTGATCAAGCGCTACGGTCTGGCCGACGAGGTACAGCAGAGCGAGCAACGCGACGCCGCCCTGACCCGACTCGCGTCGGAGTGGGCCGGCGACCTGCTTCCGCATGTGCGCACGCCGATCGGCAACCCCTTCGTCGAGGTCATTCGCGCGGTCCTGCAAAACGATTACGACCTCTTGATCAAACCGGTTCGGCCGCGTACGGGCGTAGGAGCTGGCCTGTTCGGAAGCGTCGATATGCACCTGCTGCGAAAATGCCCCTGCCCGGTGTGGATCCACCGCGAGTCCAAAGAGCGCGGTGCCGAGGCTGGTCCGACCTACCGCTCGATCCTCGCTGCGGTCGATCCGGTGGCTATCGATGCCCGGCCTCTGAATCAGGCGATCATGGAGCAGGCGACCGCTCTCGCGAGACGTGATGGTGCCCAACTCAATGTGGTGCACGCGTGGCAGTTCACGGCCGCCGAGGAGTGGCCGGGTGCTTCGGCTGCCGGCGCGGGCAGCGGGTTTGCCGATGCGTTGAGGCATATCGAGCGTCATCATGCCGAGGCACTCGGCGCCTTGGTCGCCGATTACGGTCTCGGTATTGGCGACGGCCGGGTCCATTTCGCCAAGGGTCATGCGGCGGAACAGGTGTTGGCGCACGCCGACGCATTGAGCAGTGACCTGATCGTGATGGGGACGATCGGTCGCCCCCGGGAGGCCGGGGTGTTTATCGGCACGACTGCGGAAGATGTGCTGCAAGGCTCGCGAATCGCCGTGTTGGCGATCAAGCCGCAGGGTTTCGTATCCCCGGTGACCCTAATCTGA
- the groL gene encoding chaperonin GroEL (60 kDa chaperone family; promotes refolding of misfolded polypeptides especially under stressful conditions; forms two stacked rings of heptamers to form a barrel-shaped 14mer; ends can be capped by GroES; misfolded proteins enter the barrel where they are refolded when GroES binds), translated as MSAKDVKFGGEARARMMEGVNILANAVKVTLGPKGRNVVLEKSFGAPTVTKDGVSVAKEIELSDKFENMGAQMVKEVASHTSDIAGDGTTTATVLAQAMVREGLKAVAAGMNPMDLKRGMDKAVEAAVEELKNLSKPCTESKAIAQVGTISANSDESIGQIIAEAMEKVGKEGVITVEDGTSLHNELDVVEGMQFDRGYLSPYFINNQQSQSAELEDPFILLHDKKISNIRELLPVLEAVAKAGRPLLIIAEDVEGEALATLVVNTLRGIVKVCAVKAPGFGDRRKAMLQDIAILTGATVISEEVGLALEKATLNDLGTAKRVQVGKDETTLIDGAGSEMDIKARCEQIRAQVEETSSDYDREKLQERLAKLAGGVAVIKVGAATEMEMKEKKARVEDALHATRAAVEEGIVPGGGVALVRAQTAVKGLSGANHDQDVGITIARRAMEEPLRQIVANAGCEPSVILHKVVEGSGNFGYNAANGEYGDMVDMGILDPTKVTRSALQNAASVAGLMITTEAMVAEEPKDDAPMPGGGGMGGMGDMGGMGMM; from the coding sequence ATGAGTGCAAAAGACGTCAAGTTCGGCGGTGAAGCCCGTGCCCGCATGATGGAGGGTGTCAACATCCTCGCCAACGCCGTGAAGGTGACGCTGGGTCCCAAGGGGCGCAACGTTGTCCTCGAGAAGTCCTTCGGTGCCCCGACCGTCACCAAGGACGGCGTGTCCGTCGCCAAGGAAATCGAGCTGAGCGACAAGTTCGAGAACATGGGCGCTCAGATGGTGAAGGAAGTCGCTTCCCACACCTCCGACATCGCCGGCGACGGCACCACCACCGCGACGGTTCTGGCGCAAGCCATGGTCCGTGAAGGTCTCAAGGCCGTTGCTGCCGGCATGAACCCGATGGACCTGAAGCGCGGCATGGACAAGGCCGTCGAAGCGGCCGTGGAAGAGCTCAAGAACCTCTCCAAGCCCTGCACCGAGTCCAAGGCGATCGCCCAGGTCGGCACCATCTCGGCCAACTCGGACGAGTCGATCGGCCAGATCATCGCCGAGGCGATGGAGAAGGTCGGCAAGGAAGGCGTCATCACCGTCGAGGACGGCACCTCCCTGCACAACGAGCTGGATGTCGTCGAAGGGATGCAGTTCGACCGCGGCTACCTCTCGCCCTACTTCATCAACAACCAGCAGAGCCAGAGCGCCGAGCTGGAAGACCCCTTCATCCTCCTGCACGACAAGAAGATCTCCAATATCCGCGAGCTTCTGCCGGTGCTCGAAGCGGTCGCCAAGGCCGGCCGTCCGCTGCTGATCATCGCCGAGGACGTCGAAGGCGAGGCGCTGGCCACCCTGGTGGTCAACACCCTGCGCGGCATCGTGAAGGTCTGCGCCGTCAAGGCCCCGGGCTTCGGTGATCGTCGCAAGGCCATGCTGCAGGACATCGCCATCCTCACCGGTGCGACCGTGATCTCCGAAGAGGTCGGTCTGGCGCTCGAGAAGGCGACCCTTAACGATCTGGGTACCGCCAAGCGCGTGCAGGTCGGCAAGGACGAGACCACCCTCATCGACGGTGCCGGCTCCGAAATGGACATCAAGGCGCGCTGCGAGCAGATCCGCGCCCAGGTCGAGGAGACCAGCTCCGACTACGACCGCGAGAAGCTCCAAGAACGTCTGGCCAAGCTGGCCGGCGGTGTGGCCGTCATCAAGGTCGGTGCCGCCACCGAGATGGAGATGAAGGAGAAGAAGGCGCGTGTCGAAGACGCGCTGCATGCCACCCGTGCGGCGGTCGAGGAAGGCATCGTCCCCGGCGGCGGTGTTGCGCTGGTCCGTGCCCAGACCGCGGTCAAGGGCCTGAGCGGTGCGAACCACGACCAGGACGTCGGGATCACCATCGCGCGTCGCGCCATGGAAGAGCCGCTGCGGCAGATCGTCGCCAACGCCGGCTGCGAGCCGTCCGTCATCCTGCACAAGGTCGTCGAAGGCTCGGGTAACTTCGGCTACAACGCCGCCAACGGCGAATACGGCGACATGGTCGACATGGGCATCCTGGATCCCACCAAGGTCACCCGCTCGGCGCTTCAAAACGCCGCGTCGGTCGCCGGTCTCATGATCACCACTGAGGCCATGGTCGCCGAAGAGCCGAAGGACGACGCCCCGATGCCGGGCGGCGGCGGTATGGGCGGCATGGGCGACATGGGCGGCATGGGCATGATGTAA
- the groES gene encoding co-chaperone GroES gives MNIRPLHDRVVVRRMEEERTTAGGIVIPDSATEKPIQGEIIAVGKGKILDNGESRPLDVKVGDRVLFGKYSGTEVKLDGKEFLVMREEDIMGVIEG, from the coding sequence ATGAATATTCGTCCCCTGCACGACCGCGTCGTTGTCCGTCGCATGGAAGAAGAGCGCACGACCGCCGGCGGCATCGTGATCCCGGACTCCGCCACCGAGAAGCCGATTCAGGGCGAGATTATCGCCGTCGGCAAGGGCAAGATCCTCGACAACGGCGAGAGCCGCCCGCTGGATGTGAAAGTCGGTGACCGCGTCCTGTTCGGCAAGTATTCCGGCACCGAGGTGAAGCTCGACGGCAAAGAGTTTCTGGTGATGCGCGAAGAAGACATCATGGGCGTCATCGAGGGCTGA
- a CDS encoding FxsA family protein, producing the protein MPFLLLLVIGIPMIEIYVMIRVGSEIGAFPTIALAILTAVVGIWLVRHQGFGLLMRVREMTDRGEVPALEVLDGALLLVAGLFLLLPGFLTDTIGFLLLVPPLRHWIVGRYVRVIPVRPGAPPGAEEGPRVIEGDYRRED; encoded by the coding sequence GTGCCTTTTTTGCTTCTGCTGGTCATCGGAATTCCGATGATCGAGATCTACGTCATGATCCGGGTCGGGTCCGAAATCGGGGCGTTTCCGACGATCGCCCTGGCCATCCTCACCGCCGTCGTCGGGATCTGGCTGGTTCGCCACCAAGGTTTCGGCTTGCTCATGCGCGTGCGCGAGATGACCGATCGCGGCGAGGTCCCGGCATTGGAGGTCTTGGATGGCGCGCTGCTCCTCGTTGCCGGACTCTTTCTGCTCCTTCCCGGCTTTCTGACCGATACGATCGGGTTTTTGTTGCTCGTCCCGCCCCTGCGGCATTGGATCGTCGGGCGCTACGTTCGGGTCATCCCGGTCCGACCCGGTGCGCCCCCCGGAGCCGAAGAGGGGCCGAGGGTCATCGAAGGCGACTACCGTCGCGAAGATTGA
- the cutA gene encoding divalent-cation tolerance protein CutA: MTADHRLIFCTCPDDTSAGRIAEALVDERLAACANLLPGITSIYRWEGQIQRDPEVLLLIKTTTERVGALTERLRALHPYEIPEIIAVPVTEGLPDYLSWVTTCTDHND, encoded by the coding sequence ATGACGGCAGACCACCGCCTGATCTTCTGCACCTGCCCCGACGATACCTCGGCCGGACGCATCGCCGAGGCATTGGTCGACGAGCGCCTTGCCGCCTGCGCCAATCTGCTGCCGGGCATCACCTCGATTTATCGCTGGGAGGGTCAGATCCAACGCGATCCCGAGGTCTTGCTCCTGATCAAGACCACGACCGAGCGCGTCGGCGCATTGACCGAGCGCCTGCGCGCATTGCATCCCTACGAGATTCCGGAAATCATCGCGGTCCCCGTCACCGAGGGACTCCCCGACTATCTGAGCTGGGTAACGACATGCACCGACCACAACGACTGA
- the dsbD gene encoding protein-disulfide reductase DsbD, with the protein MHRPQRLSPGIGAAVEQRHAAIDDIATEQQAPGQRPSRGTSAAVRFLAAALTWLLVAGASPLASGEDEFLMPDQAFRISGEADGPDAVRVRWEIADGYYMYQSKFGFQTETVGISTGGPQMPDGKTKEDEFFGKVQVYRDSVEIRVPVTRSTGAGNFLTLEATSQGCADAGLCYPPHRQRLLLELPEMVAATPIAAETAPAAETPSPIQGEQSPKALAGLGQSLGLGADDDILPAEEAFRFSAEVAGPDRLQLTWDVAEGTYLYSHMLELALEDGSEVAIGPFERPAGDIKKDSILPDGSVGDVEVYHDRVDLSLPLLRGSTEPTEVTLVAKYQGCAEIGICYPPQTQKVALSLPEALVTAALPTAAAAATTAGATPESAPSVADDTVSEQDRIASVLANSGVWVVIAAFFGFGLLLAFTPCVFPMIPILSGIIAGQGPNITTRKAFTLSLVYVLAMALTYTVVGVLAGLFGANLQAAFQNPWVLTSFALIFVLLALSMFGFYDLQLPSSFQSKLAEISNKQEGGTLLGVAIMGLLSALIVGPCVAPPLFGALIYISQTGDAVLGGIALFALSMGMGAPLIAIGTSAGKLLPRAGGWMDAVKAVFGVALLGVAIFMLERILPAAVAMLLWGLLLICSAVYMGALTQLPQGATGWSKLWKGLGVFLLIYGALMLLGAAAGGKDTIQPLRGLAVGGSGGAAAEAVFTPVKTLEDLDREVAKAGALGKPVMLDFYADWCVTCKELERYTFSDPAVIAEMDRFVLLKADVTANDADDQALMKHFGIIGPPAILYFDPAGQELKNYRLVGFKPADDFVEHLRRAAP; encoded by the coding sequence ATGCACCGACCACAACGACTGAGCCCCGGAATCGGGGCCGCCGTCGAGCAGCGCCACGCCGCCATCGACGACATCGCCACCGAACAGCAGGCCCCGGGACAACGGCCGTCGCGCGGGACATCTGCCGCGGTACGATTCTTGGCCGCCGCGTTGACCTGGCTGCTCGTCGCCGGAGCGTCGCCGCTCGCGTCGGGGGAGGACGAATTCCTGATGCCGGATCAGGCCTTCCGCATTTCGGGTGAGGCCGACGGCCCGGACGCCGTTCGGGTGCGCTGGGAGATCGCCGACGGCTATTACATGTATCAGAGTAAGTTCGGGTTCCAGACGGAAACCGTCGGGATCTCGACCGGGGGCCCGCAAATGCCCGACGGAAAGACCAAGGAGGACGAATTCTTCGGTAAGGTCCAGGTCTATCGCGACAGCGTCGAGATCCGGGTCCCGGTCACGCGCTCGACGGGAGCCGGCAACTTCCTGACCCTCGAGGCGACCTCGCAGGGCTGCGCCGATGCCGGACTCTGCTACCCGCCGCACCGCCAGCGCCTGCTGCTCGAGCTGCCGGAAATGGTTGCCGCAACGCCTATCGCAGCCGAGACCGCGCCCGCCGCCGAGACTCCGTCACCGATTCAGGGCGAGCAATCGCCGAAGGCTTTGGCGGGGTTAGGCCAGTCGCTCGGCTTGGGCGCGGATGACGATATCCTCCCTGCCGAGGAGGCGTTCCGCTTCTCGGCGGAGGTCGCCGGACCGGACCGGCTCCAGTTGACCTGGGATGTTGCCGAGGGAACTTATCTCTACAGCCATATGCTCGAGCTGGCGCTCGAGGACGGGAGCGAGGTCGCCATCGGGCCGTTCGAGCGGCCCGCCGGCGACATCAAGAAGGACTCCATCCTTCCCGACGGCAGCGTCGGCGATGTCGAGGTCTATCACGATCGGGTCGATCTGAGCCTGCCCCTGCTGCGTGGGTCGACCGAGCCGACCGAGGTGACCCTAGTCGCCAAATACCAAGGCTGCGCCGAGATCGGCATCTGCTATCCGCCACAGACACAGAAGGTCGCACTGAGCCTGCCGGAGGCGCTGGTGACGGCGGCTCTGCCAACAGCGGCAGCCGCGGCCACGACGGCCGGCGCGACACCGGAAAGTGCGCCGTCGGTCGCGGACGACACGGTCTCGGAGCAGGACCGGATCGCCTCTGTTCTCGCCAACAGCGGCGTCTGGGTGGTGATCGCGGCCTTCTTCGGATTCGGCCTCTTGCTCGCCTTCACGCCCTGTGTCTTCCCGATGATCCCGATCCTCTCGGGCATTATTGCCGGACAAGGCCCGAACATCACCACACGCAAGGCTTTTACCCTGTCGCTGGTCTATGTCCTGGCCATGGCCTTGACCTACACGGTGGTCGGCGTGCTGGCGGGGCTCTTCGGCGCGAATCTACAGGCAGCCTTCCAGAACCCGTGGGTTCTGACCTCCTTCGCGTTGATCTTCGTGCTGCTTGCGCTGTCCATGTTCGGCTTCTACGACCTGCAACTGCCGTCCAGCTTCCAGTCTAAGCTCGCCGAAATCAGCAACAAGCAGGAGGGCGGCACCTTGCTGGGCGTGGCCATCATGGGCCTGCTCTCGGCACTGATCGTCGGACCCTGCGTCGCCCCGCCGCTCTTCGGGGCACTCATCTACATCAGCCAGACCGGGGACGCGGTGCTCGGCGGTATCGCCCTGTTCGCCCTGAGTATGGGGATGGGTGCGCCCCTGATCGCCATCGGCACCTCGGCCGGCAAGCTGTTGCCGCGCGCCGGCGGTTGGATGGATGCGGTCAAGGCGGTATTCGGCGTCGCCCTGCTCGGCGTCGCCATCTTCATGCTCGAACGGATCCTGCCGGCGGCCGTCGCAATGCTGCTGTGGGGGCTGCTGCTGATCTGCTCGGCGGTCTACATGGGCGCATTGACCCAACTGCCGCAGGGGGCAACCGGGTGGAGCAAGCTTTGGAAGGGACTCGGCGTCTTTCTGCTCATCTACGGCGCACTCATGCTGCTCGGCGCCGCGGCCGGCGGCAAGGATACGATCCAACCGCTGCGCGGGCTGGCCGTGGGCGGCAGCGGTGGCGCCGCAGCCGAGGCGGTCTTTACCCCGGTAAAGACGCTCGAGGACCTCGATCGCGAGGTCGCCAAGGCGGGCGCGCTCGGCAAACCGGTCATGCTGGACTTCTATGCAGACTGGTGCGTGACCTGCAAGGAGCTGGAGCGCTACACCTTCAGCGATCCTGCCGTGATCGCGGAGATGGACCGCTTCGTCCTGCTTAAGGCAGACGTCACGGCCAACGACGCGGATGATCAGGCCCTGATGAAGCACTTCGGCATTATTGGACCACCCGCCATCCTGTACTTCGACCCCGCGGGACAAGAGCTCAAAAACTATCGCTTGGTCGGCTTCAAACCCGCCGATGACTTCGTCGAGCACCTGCGCCGGGCCGCGCCATGA
- a CDS encoding TlpA family protein disulfide reductase, giving the protein MSAIRVGMVILLAGGISVGVAIVGQRWIGAPKPDSGLPARQSAPLQTLPDFGLTDLAGSKVSSEAWAGKVVVINYWASWCPPCVREMPLFIETQEALGEAGVQVVGIAVDRPEDVEAFVAQYPVNYPILVANPEAVALSKRLGNRVEGLPFTVIFDRRGRRVFSRTGEVTAAELKAELGALVDAEGSAESDEDAS; this is encoded by the coding sequence ATGAGCGCGATTCGCGTGGGGATGGTCATTTTGCTTGCGGGCGGAATCAGCGTCGGGGTCGCCATTGTCGGCCAACGCTGGATCGGAGCGCCGAAGCCCGATTCGGGATTGCCGGCCCGCCAATCAGCGCCCCTACAAACCTTGCCTGACTTCGGCCTGACTGACCTTGCCGGTTCGAAGGTCAGCAGCGAGGCCTGGGCCGGTAAGGTCGTGGTCATCAACTATTGGGCAAGCTGGTGCCCGCCCTGCGTTCGCGAGATGCCGCTCTTTATCGAAACGCAGGAGGCACTCGGCGAGGCCGGCGTGCAGGTGGTGGGCATCGCCGTGGACCGCCCCGAAGACGTCGAGGCATTCGTCGCCCAATACCCGGTCAACTACCCAATCTTGGTAGCCAACCCGGAGGCTGTCGCCCTCTCGAAGCGACTCGGAAACCGGGTCGAAGGGCTGCCCTTCACGGTGATCTTCGACCGCCGCGGGCGCCGTGTCTTCAGCCGCACCGGCGAGGTCACGGCCGCCGAGCTCAAGGCCGAGCTTGGCGCCTTAGTCGATGCCGAAGGCTCCGCGGAATCCGACGAGGACGCGTCTTAG
- the aroQ gene encoding type II 3-dehydroquinate dehydratase, which produces MAAILVLNGPNLNLLGTREPEYYGRATLAEIHQGLEDAARAEGFTLECIQSNAEHVLIEAVHRAAHDGVRFIILNPAAFTHTSVALRDALLGVGIPFIEVHLSNVHAREPFRAHSYFSDIAVGVISGLGAEGYFSALRAAAGRLAPDLSNENH; this is translated from the coding sequence ATGGCCGCGATCCTGGTCCTGAACGGACCGAACCTCAACCTGCTCGGAACCCGCGAGCCGGAGTACTACGGCCGCGCCACGCTGGCGGAGATCCACCAGGGCTTGGAGGATGCGGCACGTGCTGAAGGCTTCACGCTGGAATGCATCCAGAGCAACGCCGAGCATGTCCTGATCGAGGCGGTCCATCGTGCGGCGCACGACGGGGTTCGCTTCATCATCCTGAATCCGGCTGCCTTTACCCACACGAGCGTCGCCCTGCGCGATGCGCTGCTCGGGGTCGGGATTCCCTTCATCGAGGTGCACCTCTCCAACGTGCATGCCCGCGAGCCGTTTCGGGCCCATTCCTATTTCTCCGACATCGCCGTCGGGGTGATCAGCGGGCTCGGGGCCGAGGGCTACTTTTCAGCATTGCGCGCCGCGGCCGGTCGGCTCGCGCCGGACCTTTCCAACGAGAACCACTGA
- the accB gene encoding acetyl-CoA carboxylase biotin carboxyl carrier protein, whose amino-acid sequence MDIRKVKKLIELLEQSDVAEIEIHEGEESVRISRHGSSAMPMYMPQAMPMGIGAAPAAVPAAKAGDEDDVEEMEGEVVRSPMVGTFYRAPSPGSKPFVEEGQSVKAGETLCIIEAMKILNQIECEQGGTIRRILVENGQPVEYNQPLFVIE is encoded by the coding sequence ATGGATATCCGCAAGGTAAAGAAGCTGATCGAGCTGTTGGAGCAATCCGACGTCGCGGAGATCGAGATCCACGAGGGCGAGGAATCGGTCCGCATCAGCCGACACGGCAGCAGCGCGATGCCGATGTATATGCCTCAAGCAATGCCGATGGGCATCGGCGCCGCGCCGGCTGCGGTGCCGGCCGCAAAGGCGGGCGATGAAGATGATGTCGAGGAGATGGAGGGAGAGGTCGTGCGCTCGCCGATGGTCGGCACCTTTTACCGCGCCCCCTCTCCGGGTTCCAAGCCGTTCGTCGAGGAAGGCCAAAGCGTGAAGGCCGGCGAGACGCTCTGCATCATCGAGGCGATGAAGATCCTCAACCAGATCGAGTGCGAGCAAGGCGGCACCATCAGACGTATCCTGGTCGAGAACGGTCAGCCGGTCGAATACAACCAGCCGCTGTTCGTCATCGAATAA
- the accC gene encoding acetyl-CoA carboxylase biotin carboxylase subunit: MIEKVLIANRGEIALRILRACRELGIKTVAVHSEADRDLKHVLLADESVCIGPAASLHSYLNVPAIISAAEVTDTVAIHPGYGFLSENADFAERVERSGFIFIGPRPETIRLMGDKVSAIAAMNKAGVPCVPGSDGPLDDNKKRTLEIARQIGYPVIIKASGGGGGRGMRVVHSEATLLNAISLTKAEAAAAFNNDMVYMEKYLENPRHIEFQVLSDQHGNAIHLGERDCSMQRRHQKVVEEAPAPGITEAQRREIGERCAEACRTIGYRGAGTFEFLFEDGCFYFIEMNTRVQVEHPVTEMITGVDIVKEQILIAAGEPLRYTQDDIVIRGHAVECRLNAEDSETFMPSPGKITEFHAPGGPGVRLETHIYTGYTVPRYYDSMIGKLITHGEDREAAIARMCNALRETVIDGINTNIKLQRSILRDGAFLAGGANIHYLEKKLGM; the protein is encoded by the coding sequence ATGATCGAGAAGGTCCTGATCGCCAACCGGGGCGAGATCGCGCTCCGGATCCTGCGCGCCTGTCGCGAGCTGGGCATCAAGACGGTCGCGGTGCATTCCGAAGCGGACCGCGACCTCAAGCACGTCCTCTTGGCCGACGAGTCGGTCTGCATCGGCCCTGCCGCCTCGCTGCACAGCTATCTCAACGTGCCGGCGATCATCAGCGCAGCCGAGGTCACCGACACGGTCGCCATCCACCCCGGCTACGGCTTCCTGTCCGAGAACGCCGATTTCGCCGAGCGGGTCGAACGCTCCGGCTTCATCTTCATCGGCCCGCGCCCCGAAACCATCCGCCTGATGGGCGACAAGGTCTCGGCGATCGCCGCCATGAACAAGGCCGGCGTACCCTGCGTGCCCGGCTCCGATGGCCCGCTCGACGACAACAAGAAACGCACGCTGGAGATCGCCCGTCAGATCGGCTACCCGGTGATCATCAAGGCATCCGGCGGCGGGGGCGGTCGCGGCATGCGTGTCGTCCACTCCGAGGCGACCTTGCTGAACGCCATCTCCCTGACCAAGGCGGAGGCCGCCGCAGCCTTCAACAACGACATGGTCTACATGGAGAAGTACCTGGAGAACCCGCGTCACATCGAGTTCCAGGTACTCTCGGACCAGCACGGCAACGCTATCCATCTCGGCGAGCGCGACTGCTCCATGCAGCGCCGCCACCAGAAGGTCGTCGAAGAGGCACCCGCGCCGGGCATCACCGAAGCACAACGCCGCGAGATCGGCGAGCGCTGTGCGGAGGCCTGCCGCACCATCGGTTATCGCGGCGCCGGCACCTTCGAATTCCTCTTCGAGGACGGCTGCTTCTATTTCATCGAGATGAACACGCGCGTGCAGGTCGAGCACCCGGTTACCGAGATGATCACGGGCGTGGACATCGTCAAAGAGCAGATCCTGATCGCCGCCGGCGAGCCGCTGCGCTACACGCAGGACGACATCGTGATCCGCGGGCATGCCGTGGAGTGCCGACTCAACGCCGAGGACTCCGAGACCTTCATGCCGAGCCCCGGCAAGATCACCGAATTCCATGCCCCCGGCGGCCCCGGCGTGCGACTCGAAACGCACATCTATACCGGCTACACCGTACCGCGCTACTACGACTCCATGATCGGCAAGCTGATCACCCACGGCGAGGACCGCGAGGCTGCGATTGCGCGGATGTGTAATGCGCTGCGCGAGACGGTGATCGACGGCATCAACACCAATATCAAGCTGCAGCGGTCGATTCTCAGGGACGGGGCGTTTCTGGCCGGCGGGGCGAATATCCATTATCTGGAAAAGAAGCTCGGCATGTGA